The genomic segment GTGCATTCCGATGTTAAAGAGAAGTGATATTAAAAGAGAAGCTGCAAAGATCATAAATGAAGAATTAACGGTAGATGACAGTCTGTTCCTTTACCATGACGTATGCACAAATGGCATCGGTTACGTAGACCTGATGTTTAAGACTGACAGTATTGCGCCTGAGCAGATTCCTTATCTGGGACTTTTGAAATCCGTACTGGGTTATGTGGATACAGAGAATTACACATACGGAGAACTGTTTAATGAGATCAATGCCAATACAGGCGGTATCAACTGTGGGGTAGAGGTTTTTGACAGAGCTGATTCTACAGAAGAGTTTCAGGCTATGTTCTCTGTAAGAGGTAAGGCACTTTATACGAAAATGGATTTCCTTTTCAAAATGATCGGGGAGATCCTGAACAGCTCGAAACTGGAGGATACCAAGCGTCTCTATGAGATTGTTGCATCTGTGAAGTCCAGGGCACAGGTAAACCTGACAGGTGCCGGACATTCCACTGCTGTACTCAGAGCAGCTGCATATTCTTCTCCGATGGCTGCATTTCAGGATGAGATGGCGGGAATCGGATATTATCAGTTTATCGAGAAACTGGAAAAAGATTTTGAACAGCGAAAAGAGGAAACTGTAGAAGAGCTTTGCAAACTGATGAAAAAAATTCTCCGTCCGGAGAACTTTATGATCAGTTATACAGGTGAGAGAGAGTCCCTGGAGACAGTTCAGAAACTGGCGGGAGCTGTAAAGGCAGGACTTGGCACAGAGCCGGTGGAGAAATCGGAAGAGAAGCTGACCTGCACAAAGAAGAATGAGGGATTTAAGACTTCCGGACAGGTCCAGTATGTGGCTCAGACCGGTAACTTTAAGAAAAAAGGCCTGGAATATACAGGTGCACTGGAAATTCTGAAGGTTATCTTAAGTTATGATTATCTGTGGATGAATCTGCGCGTAAAGGGCGGTGCATATGGATGTATGAGCGGATTTAAGAGGAATGGTGAGAGCTATCTGGTATCTTATCGCGATCCTCATCTGAAACGTACACTGGATGTATATAAGGGGATTCCGGATTATATCCGCAATTTTCAGGCAGATGAGCGCGAGATGACAAAATATATCATTGGTACCATCAGCGGAAAGGATGTTCCCAGGACACCTCAGATGAAAGGTTCTGTTTCCAAGACAGCATATTTCTGCGGTGTGACAGAGGAGATGCTCCAGAAAGAACGTGATCAGATTCTGAATGCGTCTGCAGAGGATATCCATGCACTGGCCGAGATTATAGAGGCAGTTCTGGCAGCAGATCAGATATGTGTGGTGGGAAGCGAGAGCAAGGTGGCTGAGGCCTCTGATGTACTGATGGAAGTGAAACCACTGATCAATTGTTAAAAAAGGAAAGAACAGAATGAACGAAAATTTTAAATCCGGATTTGTAGCGATTATTGGACGTCCAAACGTAGGTAAATCCACTCTGATGAATCATCTCATCGGACAGAAGATCGCTATCACATCCAAGAAACCACAGACAACCAGAAACCGTATCCAGACCGTTTATACCTGTGACGAAGGTCAGATCGTATTTCTCGATACTCCCGGTATCCACAAGGCAAAGAATAAGCTGGGAGAATATATGGTTCAGGTGGCAGAGCGAACTTTAAAAGAGGTAGATGCCATTATGTGGCTGGTAGAGCCAAGTACCTTTATCGGGGCAGGAGAGCGTCATATTGCAGAACAGCTTCAGGGAATCGGAGTGCCGATAATCCTGATCATCAACAAAATTGATACTGTATCAAAGGAAGAAATCCTTCCTGCCATTGATACCTACCGAAAAGTATGCGATTTCGCAGAGATTATCCCATGCTCCGCACTGCGTGGACAGAATACACAGGATATTATCGGTTGTATCCTGAAATATCTGCCTTACGGTCCTATGTTTTATGATGAGGATACAGTTACTGATCAGCCTCAGCGTCAGATCGTGGCTGAGATCATCCGCGAGAAAGCACTTCATGCACTGGATGCGGAAATTCCTCATGGAATCGCAGTTGCCATTGACCGGATGAAAACACGTCCGGGAAAAAATCCAATCGTGGATATTGATGCGACAATTATCTGTGAAAGAGAGTCTCACAAAGGAATTATCATCGGCAAACAGGGTGCGATGTTAAAGAAAATCGGAAGTAATGCAAGATATGAGATTGAGCGTATGCTGGAATCAAAAGTGAATCTGAAGCTTTGGGTAAAAGTAAAGAAAGACTGGAGAGACAGTGATTTCCTTATCAAGAACTTTGGTTACGATAAGAAGGAAATCTAAATAAAAAGACAGTCAGGAAACAGAGAGAATGAGTGATTTGATAACTGTGCAGGGAGTAGT from the Blautia wexlerae DSM 19850 genome contains:
- the era gene encoding GTPase Era, with the protein product MNENFKSGFVAIIGRPNVGKSTLMNHLIGQKIAITSKKPQTTRNRIQTVYTCDEGQIVFLDTPGIHKAKNKLGEYMVQVAERTLKEVDAIMWLVEPSTFIGAGERHIAEQLQGIGVPIILIINKIDTVSKEEILPAIDTYRKVCDFAEIIPCSALRGQNTQDIIGCILKYLPYGPMFYDEDTVTDQPQRQIVAEIIREKALHALDAEIPHGIAVAIDRMKTRPGKNPIVDIDATIICERESHKGIIIGKQGAMLKKIGSNARYEIERMLESKVNLKLWVKVKKDWRDSDFLIKNFGYDKKEI